Proteins from a genomic interval of Micropterus dolomieu isolate WLL.071019.BEF.003 ecotype Adirondacks linkage group LG16, ASM2129224v1, whole genome shotgun sequence:
- the ndufb2 gene encoding NADH dehydrogenase [ubiquinone] 1 beta subcomplex subunit 2, mitochondrial produces MSSFGRALGVLRAGSRFVRRGPQRITTRKAGGGPHIEPQYRQYPQITKKQKFESELISGAMWFWILWHCWHDPDAVLGHFPWPDASAWTDEELGIPADDEE; encoded by the exons ATGTCTTCTTTTGGAAGGGCGTTGGGAGTCCTTCGTGCAGGAAGTCGGTTCGTCAGACGCGGCCCACAAAGGATAACAACCAGAAA GGCTGGCGGTGGACCGCACATTGAGCCACAGTACAGGCAATATCCTCAGATAACGAAGAAACAGAAGTTTGAGTCAGAACTCATTAGCGGCGCGATGTGGTTTTGGATCCTTTGGCACTGTTGGCACGATCCCGATGCAGTCCTG GGTCACTTCCCTTGGCCTGATGCTTCAGCATGGACAGACGAGGAGCTTGGAATCCCAGCAGACGACGAGGAATAA
- the kdm7aa gene encoding lysine-specific demethylase 7A: MAAAPLYCVCRQPYDVSRFMIECDICKDWFHGSCVQVEEHHAVDIDVYHCPNCDVVQGPSLMKKRNNWHRHDYTEPDDGSKPVQAGTPVFIKELQNRTFPSGEEILIRMKGEQVTTRYLEKHSFNYPIAVTEMEGLGLKLPPPTFSVKDVEQYVGGNKVVDVIDVARQADSKMKLSEFIKYFTKPHRPKVLNLISLEFSDTKMAELVEVPDVALKMSWVENYWPDDSFFPKPFVQKYCLMGVKDSYTDFHIDFGGTSVWYHVLWGEKIFYLIKPTAANLALYEAWSSSPNQSEVFFGDKVDKCYKCIVPQGTTLLIPTGWIHAVLTSQDCMAFGGNFLHNLNIGMQLKCYEMERRLKTPDLFKFPYFEAICWYVAKNLLETLKELREDNCLPPNYLVEGVKALIIALRTWLKREVTEPSSEVPDHIRPNHLIKELTKEIRYLEEEPVSGSKPVKSQGSGCGVVSGLNGCPATRSTLEKLSQVRRARKAARRLREQQRQAPKLPSNLDILEQHTREVLRRLEVGPLEEDVAFCAKVHGKLNKVSTASAAAESLDDNHLRLMLVNGRIIRDMRRPACSPVKTEGDRSSDDQDPPKSCVDVKSERTRDSQEQHSTSEKPTLLRGLERVKTELREEASGHSSVSDVESDSDSHSEHKTSSSSSSSSSSSDEDSESSQEDEEKEKRGTSQQKGSGHTIELDQSGQKLRHKHKPLKRERPTSPSTEEAIQGMLSMAGLLCTSKPEKVASPQEHWWSSPSRCSPLEQREAAQHQHRLQGDNSPMDSQGNSSEAWDNQGLPSPLSQSHASSPETDYQYCDPSMSPPLHPSKRHAPNPPPISNQATKGKRPKKGMATAKQRLGKILKLNRHNRVFV; encoded by the exons CTGTGTGCAGGTAGAAGAGCATCATGCTGTGGATATTGATGTTTACCACTGTCCCAACTGTGATGTTGTACAAGGACCCTCCCTGA TGAAAAAGCGCAACAACTGGCACAGGCACGACTACACAGAGCCAGACGATGGATCGAAGCCGGTTCAGGCCGGCACCCCGGTATTTATCAAGGAACTCCAGAACAGGACCTTCCCCAG TGGTGAGGAGATTCTGATCCGGATGAAGGGTGAGCAGGTGACAACCAGGTACCTGGAGAAACACAGCTTCAACTACCCCATAGCGGTCACAGAGATGGAGGGCCTAGGACTCAAACTACCACCCCCTACTTTCTCTGTCAAAGACGTCGAGCAGTATGTGG GTGGCAACAAAGTCGTTGATGTGATAGATGTGGCTCGGCAGGCAGACAGCAAGATGAAGCTCAGCGAGTTTATCAAGTATTTTACCAAGCCGCATCGACCCAAGGTCCTCAACCTCATCAGCCTGGAGTTCTCTGACACCAA AATGGCAGAGTTGGTGGAGGTTCCTGATGTGGCTCTGAAGATGTCCTGGGTAGAGAATTACTGGCCAGACGACTCCTTTTTCCCCAAGCCCTTTGTCCAGAAGTACTGCCTAATGGGGGTCAAGGACAGCTACACAGATTTCCACATTGACTTTGGGGGCACCTCCGTCTGGTACCATGTTCTCTGG GGTGAGAAGATCTTCTACTTGATCAAGCCCACCGCTGCCAACCTTGCACTATATGAGGCATGGAGCTCCTCGCCCAATCAGAGTGAAGTGTTCTTTGGGGACAAAGTGGACAAGTGCTACAAGTGTATTGTGCCCCAAGGAACCACCCTGCTCATCCCTACAG GCTGGATCCATGCTGTGCTCACCTCTCAGGATTGCATGGCATTTGGAGGGAACTTCCTTCACAACCTCAATATTGGCATGCAGCTCAA GTGTTATGAAATGGAGCGTCGTCTGAAAACCCCAGACCTCTTTAAGTTTCCGTACTTCGAAGCCATCTGTTGGTATGTGGCCAAGAACCTCTTGGAAACACTAAAAG AGTTACGAGAGGACAACTGTTTGCCACCAAACTACCTAGTGGAGGGAGTTAAGGCTTTAATCATTGCACTGAGGACCTGGTTGAAAAGAGAG GTGACTGAGCCCAGCAGTGAGGTTCCAGACCATATCAGGCCTAACCATCTCATTAAAGAGCTGACTAAGGAAATCCGCTACCTGGAG GAGGAACCAGTCAGTGGTAGCAAGCCAGTGAAATCTCAGGGAAGTGGGTGTGGAGTAGTATCTGGATTAAACGGCTGCCCGGCCACTCGCTCCACACTGGAGAAGCTGAGCCAGGTCCGGCGGGCAAGAAAGGCAGCCAGGCGGTTGAGGGAGCAGCAGCGGCAGGCCCCCAAACTGCCCTCCAACCTGGACATCTTAGAACAGCACACCAGGGAGGTGCTGAGGAGGCTGGAGGTGGGACCTCTGGAGGAG GATGTGGCGTTCTGTGCCAAGGTTCACGGGAAGCTCAACAAAGTGTCAACTGCCTCAGCTGCTGCAGAGTCTTTAGATGACAACCACCTACGGCTAATGCTGGTTAACGGCAGAATTATCAG AGATATGAGGCGGCCAGCCTGCAGCCCGGTAAAGACGGAGGGTGACCGGTCATCTGATGACCAAGACCCACCAAAGAGCTGTGTGGATGTGAAGTCGGAGAGGACGCGGGACAGTCAGGAGCAGCACAGCACATCGGAGAAACCTACTCTCCTCC GTGGTCTGGAGAGGGTAAAGACTGAACTCAGGGAAGAAGCCTCAGGACACTCCAGTGTGTCAGACGTGGAGTCAGACAGTGACTCTCACTCAGAG CATAAAACGTCATCGTCGTCCTCGTCGTCCTCGTCGTCTTCTGACGAGGATTCAGAGAGTTCCCAGGAGGatgaagagaaggagaagaggggCACATCTCAGCAGAAAGGCTCAGGACACACCATAGAGCTGGACCAGTCAGGCCAGAAACTcaggcacaaacacaaaccactCAAACG AGAACGTCCTACCTCACCCAGCACAGAAGAGGCCATTCAGGGGATGCTGTCTATGGCTGGTCTGCTGTGCACCTCCAAGCCGGAGAAGGTAGCCTCGCCCCAGGAGCACTGGTGGTCCAGCCCCAGCCGCTGCTCGCCGCTGGAGCAGAGGGAGGCGGCGCAGCACCAGCACCGTCTGCAGGGAGACAACAGCCCGATGGACAGCCAAGGCAACAGCAGCGAGGCCTGGGACAATCAGGGGCTCCCCAGCCCTCTCAGCCAAAGCCACGCCAGCAGCCCAGAGACAGACTACCAGTACTGTGATCCCTCGATGTCTCCACCACTGCACCCCTCCAAGAGGCACGCCCCCAACCCTCCACCTATCAGCAATCAGGCCACGAAAG gcaAGCGGCCCAAAAAAGGAATGGCCACAGCCAAGCAGAGACTGGGGAAGATCCTGAAACTCAACAGACACAATCGAGTCTTTGTGTAA